Proteins encoded within one genomic window of Granulicella pectinivorans:
- a CDS encoding tagatose 1,6-diphosphate aldolase — translation MKLTPGKLAGLKAVSDARGVIAAAAMDQRGSLQKSIGKERGSSADAHDLEEFKVLVTETLTKHASAILLDPEYGLEAAKHRNGKGLLLAYEKTGYDAATPGRLPDLLDVWSVRRLKEAGADCIKILLYYTPYEKTAVNDLKHAWIERIGDECLAHDIPFFLEFVGYDAQGGDEKSLEYAKKKPEIVSGSMAEFGKARYNVDVLKVEVPVEMSYVEGTKSFKGEKAYTRAEALQHFRDAESMTHKPFIYLSAGVSNPVFIETLELAGESGTKFNGVLCGRATWKDGIAIYAKQGPDAFKAWLETTGVENIENVNNGLKAASPWYLKYGASSLAELG, via the coding sequence ATGAAATTGACCCCAGGAAAACTTGCCGGCCTTAAGGCCGTCTCCGATGCGCGCGGCGTGATTGCCGCGGCGGCGATGGATCAGCGCGGATCACTGCAGAAGTCGATTGGCAAGGAGCGCGGGTCGAGTGCGGATGCGCACGATCTGGAAGAGTTCAAGGTGCTGGTGACGGAGACGCTGACGAAGCATGCTTCGGCGATCCTGCTGGACCCGGAGTATGGTCTGGAAGCCGCGAAGCACCGCAACGGCAAGGGTCTTCTGCTGGCTTATGAGAAGACCGGCTACGATGCGGCAACGCCGGGACGTCTGCCGGACCTGCTGGATGTGTGGAGTGTTCGCCGCCTGAAGGAAGCCGGCGCGGACTGCATCAAGATTCTGCTGTACTACACGCCCTATGAGAAGACCGCCGTCAACGATCTGAAGCACGCCTGGATCGAGCGGATTGGCGATGAGTGCCTGGCGCACGATATTCCGTTCTTCCTGGAGTTTGTGGGCTATGACGCGCAGGGTGGGGACGAGAAGTCGCTGGAATATGCGAAGAAGAAGCCGGAGATCGTTTCGGGCTCGATGGCGGAGTTCGGCAAGGCACGCTACAACGTCGATGTGCTGAAGGTCGAAGTGCCGGTGGAGATGTCGTACGTCGAAGGCACGAAGAGCTTCAAGGGCGAGAAGGCGTATACGCGCGCCGAGGCTTTGCAGCACTTCCGGGACGCGGAATCGATGACGCATAAGCCGTTCATCTATCTCTCGGCGGGTGTTTCGAACCCGGTGTTCATCGAGACGCTGGAGCTTGCGGGCGAGTCCGGCACGAAGTTCAATGGCGTGCTGTGCGGACGCGCGACGTGGAAGGACGGCATCGCGATCTATGCGAAGCAAGGTCCGGATGCGTTCAAGGCGTGGCTCGAAACGACGGGCGTCGAGAACATCGAGAACGTGAACAATGGCCTGAAGGCAGCCAGCCCCTGGTACCTGAAGTATGGGGCGAGCAGCCTGGCAGAGCTTGGATAA